The proteins below come from a single Geobacillus thermoleovorans genomic window:
- the pknB gene encoding Stk1 family PASTA domain-containing Ser/Thr kinase, whose amino-acid sequence MLIGKRLNDRYKIISLIGGGGMANVYLARDMILERDVAVKVLRLDFANDDQFIKRFRREAQAATSLNHEHIVSIYDVGEEEGVYYIVMEYVRGATLKQYIQQHAPLPVERALGIMDQLTSAIAHAHENGIIHRDIKPQNILLDEHGNVKVTDFGIAVAMSGTTITQTNSVLGSVHYLSPEQARGGIATEKSDIYSLGIVMFELVTGRLPFSGESAVSIVLKHLQAETPSPKAWNPDIPQSVENIILKATAKDPFYRYQSAREMNEDIRTALDPRRRNEPKFTIPDDDEEATKAIPMIKHAESAALEQETLVYEEKTSEPVHTTGEPKPKRKRVWIAWLVAALLFIGAAGISAVTWIPDLIFPKEVTMPNVVNKNYDDAVEQLSSLGLEIKDTIDVEDDQIEEGKVVRTDPEAGMTVKKGAGVIIYKSIGKKKIEFPSFIGDDIAAAEEELRAEGFTRITRSGRYSDKPEGTILDQYPYAGDEVVPDETEVMFTVSLGPEKVTVKDLTGYTEKSVRDYGADQGLRIDVKYEYSDEVPEGLVISQTPAANERVKKGETITVVISRGPEPKPSKTVVKEIMIPYEPAMPGQMVEAQLYIQDATHNMSTPYKTYRLTAPATEMVEFEIPYGETAYYRVIVNNVVKEEGSIPYPENNGKKG is encoded by the coding sequence GTGCTCATTGGAAAGCGATTGAATGACCGCTATAAAATCATCAGCCTCATCGGCGGCGGCGGCATGGCCAACGTGTATTTGGCCCGCGATATGATTTTGGAACGCGATGTTGCTGTCAAAGTGCTCCGCCTTGATTTTGCCAATGATGATCAGTTCATCAAACGGTTCCGCCGCGAGGCGCAAGCGGCGACGAGCTTAAACCATGAACATATCGTCTCCATTTATGACGTCGGCGAAGAGGAAGGCGTCTATTACATCGTCATGGAATATGTGCGCGGCGCGACGCTGAAGCAATACATCCAGCAGCACGCTCCGCTTCCGGTCGAACGGGCGCTTGGCATCATGGACCAGCTGACATCAGCGATCGCCCATGCCCATGAGAACGGCATCATCCATCGCGACATTAAACCGCAAAACATTTTGCTTGATGAGCACGGCAATGTGAAAGTGACCGACTTCGGCATCGCTGTGGCGATGAGCGGCACGACGATCACGCAGACCAACTCGGTGCTCGGTTCGGTTCATTATTTGTCGCCGGAGCAGGCGCGCGGGGGCATCGCTACTGAAAAATCAGACATTTATTCACTCGGCATTGTCATGTTTGAACTCGTCACCGGTCGGCTGCCGTTTTCCGGCGAATCAGCCGTTTCGATCGTGTTGAAGCACTTGCAGGCGGAAACGCCGTCGCCGAAGGCGTGGAATCCGGACATCCCGCAAAGTGTGGAAAACATTATTTTAAAAGCGACGGCGAAAGACCCGTTTTACCGCTACCAATCCGCGCGCGAAATGAACGAGGACATTCGGACAGCGCTGGATCCAAGGCGGCGCAATGAGCCGAAATTTACCATACCCGATGACGATGAGGAAGCGACGAAAGCCATTCCGATGATCAAACATGCGGAAAGCGCGGCGTTGGAGCAAGAGACGCTTGTGTACGAGGAAAAAACGAGCGAACCGGTTCATACGACGGGCGAACCGAAACCGAAGCGGAAACGGGTATGGATTGCCTGGCTTGTGGCTGCCTTGCTGTTCATTGGAGCTGCCGGCATCAGCGCGGTCACATGGATTCCGGACCTCATTTTTCCAAAAGAAGTGACGATGCCGAACGTGGTCAACAAAAACTATGATGACGCTGTTGAACAGCTGTCGTCGCTCGGTTTGGAAATCAAAGATACGATCGATGTAGAAGATGATCAAATCGAAGAAGGAAAAGTCGTGCGCACCGATCCAGAAGCCGGCATGACGGTGAAGAAAGGTGCCGGCGTCATTATTTATAAAAGCATTGGAAAAAAGAAAATCGAATTTCCAAGCTTCATTGGCGATGATATTGCTGCGGCGGAGGAGGAGCTGCGCGCCGAAGGATTTACCCGCATCACACGCAGCGGCCGCTACAGCGACAAGCCGGAAGGGACGATTTTGGATCAATACCCGTACGCCGGTGATGAAGTCGTGCCTGATGAAACGGAAGTGATGTTCACCGTCAGCCTCGGGCCGGAGAAGGTCACCGTTAAAGATTTGACTGGCTATACGGAAAAAAGCGTGCGCGACTACGGCGCGGATCAAGGGCTGCGCATTGACGTGAAGTACGAGTATTCGGACGAGGTGCCAGAAGGGCTTGTCATTTCGCAAACTCCAGCGGCGAACGAGCGGGTAAAAAAAGGGGAAACCATCACAGTCGTCATTTCCCGCGGGCCGGAGCCGAAGCCGTCCAAAACGGTAGTGAAAGAGATTATGATCCCATATGAACCGGCGATGCCGGGGCAAATGGTTGAAGCCCAGCTTTACATCCAAGATGCCACCCACAATATGTCAACGCCATACAAAACATACCGGCTGACGGCGCCAGCGACCGAGATGGTCGAGTTTGAAATTCCATATGGGGAGACCGCTTATTACCGCGTCATTGTCAACAATGTCGTCAAAGAGGAAGGATCGATCCCGTACCCAGAAAATAACGGAAAAAAGGGGTGA
- the rsgA gene encoding ribosome small subunit-dependent GTPase A yields MAEGQIIKALSGFYYVLSEGRVFQCRGRGVFRKKKVTPLVGDRVVFQATSETEGYILEIGERQNELVRPPIANVEQAILVFSAVSPDFSAKLLDRFLVLVESKRITPIIVISKIDLLDGESKEEIARYVHDYRRIGYDVIETSAVTKGGLDELALRLRGRVSVVAGQSGVGKSSLLNALRPDLRLKTGDISTHLGRGKHTTRHVELLEVAGGLVADTPGFSALEFDQIELDELPHYFPEFRTYGEGCKFRGCLHIAEPKCAVREAVEAGEIPSYRYDHYVSFVAEMKERKPRY; encoded by the coding sequence ATGGCGGAAGGGCAAATCATTAAGGCGTTAAGCGGATTTTATTACGTCCTGTCCGAAGGCCGCGTGTTCCAATGCCGCGGGCGCGGTGTGTTCCGCAAGAAAAAAGTGACGCCGCTCGTCGGCGACCGCGTCGTTTTTCAGGCGACGAGCGAAACGGAAGGCTATATTTTGGAGATTGGCGAGCGGCAAAATGAGCTTGTGCGGCCGCCGATTGCCAACGTCGAACAGGCGATTTTAGTCTTTTCGGCTGTAAGCCCGGACTTCAGCGCCAAGCTGCTCGACCGCTTTCTTGTCTTGGTTGAATCGAAACGCATCACGCCGATCATTGTCATCAGCAAAATCGATTTGTTGGATGGCGAATCAAAAGAAGAGATTGCCCGCTACGTGCATGATTACCGGCGCATCGGCTACGACGTGATTGAAACGTCAGCAGTGACCAAGGGCGGCCTCGATGAACTGGCGTTGCGCCTTCGCGGCCGCGTCTCAGTCGTCGCCGGGCAGTCCGGCGTCGGCAAATCGTCCCTATTAAACGCGCTCCGTCCGGATTTGCGGTTGAAAACGGGCGACATTTCCACCCATTTAGGGCGCGGCAAGCATACGACCCGCCATGTCGAACTGCTTGAGGTCGCCGGTGGGCTTGTCGCCGACACCCCAGGGTTTAGTGCACTTGAGTTCGACCAGATCGAGCTTGACGAATTGCCGCATTATTTTCCTGAATTCCGAACGTACGGGGAAGGGTGCAAGTTCCGCGGCTGCCTTCATATCGCCGAGCCGAAATGCGCTGTGCGTGAGGCGGTCGAGGCCGGGGAGATTCCGTCGTACCGCTATGACCACTACGTTAGTTTTGTTGCCGAAATGAAAGAACGAAAGCCGAGGTATTGA
- the rpe gene encoding ribulose-phosphate 3-epimerase — MIRIAPSILSADFARLAEEIRSVEEGGADWIHVDIMDGHFVPNLTFGPPVVAAIRPVTKLPLDVHLMIADPDRYIPAFAKAGADVISVHVEACVHLHRTIHFIKEQGVKAGVVLNPHTPVEMIRHVIGDVDLVLLMTVNPGFGGQAFIPAVVPKIREVARMASEQNKEVDIEVDGGINAETAPLCVEAGANVLVAGSAIYNERDRAAAIRTLREVCAN; from the coding sequence ATGATTCGAATTGCGCCATCGATTTTATCAGCCGATTTCGCCCGCCTGGCTGAGGAGATTCGTTCGGTCGAGGAAGGCGGGGCGGATTGGATTCACGTCGATATCATGGACGGGCATTTCGTGCCGAATTTAACGTTCGGGCCGCCGGTCGTGGCCGCCATTCGACCGGTGACGAAGCTGCCGCTTGACGTCCATTTGATGATCGCCGACCCGGACCGATACATTCCGGCGTTTGCGAAAGCGGGCGCGGATGTGATTTCCGTCCATGTTGAGGCGTGCGTGCATTTGCATCGGACGATTCATTTTATCAAAGAACAAGGCGTCAAAGCCGGGGTGGTGCTCAATCCGCATACACCGGTCGAGATGATCCGCCATGTGATCGGTGATGTCGATCTCGTCTTGTTGATGACGGTCAATCCAGGGTTTGGCGGACAGGCGTTCATTCCGGCGGTCGTGCCAAAAATCCGTGAGGTCGCCCGGATGGCCAGCGAACAAAATAAAGAGGTCGATATTGAGGTCGACGGCGGCATCAATGCGGAAACGGCGCCGCTTTGCGTGGAAGCCGGGGCGAACGTGCTTGTCGCCGGCTCGGCCATCTACAATGAACGGGATCGAGCCGCCGCCATTCGCACGCTTCGCGAAGTGTGCGCCAACTAG
- a CDS encoding thiamine diphosphokinase: protein MLIHIVGGGPRHLLPDLRSYDGNDVQWVGVDRGTKALLDFGLRPVRAFGDFDSLPAEEVKRLREMLPELDIWPAEKDKTDMEIALDWAVRQTDGAIRLFGATGGRLDHLFGNVELLLKYAGRPIELIDRQNVLTVHLPGVHTVARDDRYRYVSYIPISETVAELTLTGFKYPLTNCHISRGSTLCISNELIQSSGTFSFSEGILMMIRSSDFAGCP from the coding sequence GTGTTGATCCATATTGTCGGCGGCGGTCCGCGCCACCTTCTTCCCGATTTGCGCTCGTATGATGGGAACGATGTGCAGTGGGTCGGCGTCGACCGCGGTACGAAAGCGCTGCTGGATTTCGGACTCCGTCCGGTGCGGGCGTTTGGCGATTTTGATTCGCTGCCGGCAGAGGAGGTCAAGCGGCTAAGGGAGATGCTGCCGGAGCTTGACATTTGGCCGGCGGAAAAAGATAAAACGGATATGGAGATCGCTCTTGACTGGGCGGTTAGGCAGACAGATGGGGCCATCCGTCTGTTTGGGGCGACCGGCGGGCGGCTTGACCATTTGTTTGGCAACGTTGAGCTGCTGTTAAAGTACGCCGGGCGGCCCATTGAACTCATCGACCGGCAAAACGTGCTCACCGTCCATCTGCCCGGCGTGCATACGGTTGCGCGCGACGATCGATACCGCTATGTGTCATACATCCCGATTTCCGAAACGGTGGCGGAGCTTACGCTTACCGGATTTAAATATCCGCTAACAAACTGTCATATTTCCCGCGGTTCGACATTATGTATTAGTAACGAACTTATCCAATCTTCCGGTACTTTTTCGTTTTCAGAAGGCATATTAATGATGATAAGGAGCAGCGATTTTGCCGGCTGCCCGTAG
- the spoVM gene encoding stage V sporulation protein SpoVM encodes MKFYTIKLPRFLGGIVRAVLNAFKKG; translated from the coding sequence ATGAAGTTTTATACGATCAAGCTGCCGAGATTTTTAGGCGGAATCGTGCGGGCGGTGTTGAACGCATTTAAAAAAGGATAA
- the rpmB gene encoding 50S ribosomal protein L28, with amino-acid sequence MAKCFITGKKKSFGNSRSHAMNASRRTWKANLQKVRILVDGKPKRVWVSARALKSGKVKRV; translated from the coding sequence ATGGCGAAGTGCTTCATTACCGGCAAGAAGAAATCGTTCGGCAACTCGCGTTCGCATGCCATGAACGCCAGCCGCCGCACATGGAAAGCCAACTTGCAAAAAGTGCGCATTTTAGTTGACGGCAAACCGAAACGCGTTTGGGTTTCGGCGCGCGCGCTGAAATCTGGAAAAGTGAAACGCGTCTAA
- a CDS encoding Asp23/Gls24 family envelope stress response protein, translated as MSIEWQTKYGRIEVANEVIAMIAGGAAVDCYGIVGMASKNQIRDGLSEILRRENFSKGVIVREENGEVHIDMYIIVSYGTKISEVAHNVQSKVKYTLDQTLGLAVQSINIYVQGVRVSNP; from the coding sequence ATGTCGATCGAATGGCAAACGAAATACGGGCGCATCGAAGTCGCCAATGAAGTCATTGCGATGATCGCGGGGGGAGCTGCCGTCGATTGCTACGGCATTGTCGGAATGGCGTCGAAAAACCAAATTCGCGATGGGCTGTCGGAAATTTTGCGCCGGGAGAATTTTTCCAAAGGGGTTATTGTCCGCGAAGAAAACGGCGAGGTACATATCGATATGTACATCATCGTCAGCTACGGAACGAAAATTTCCGAAGTCGCTCATAACGTGCAGTCGAAAGTGAAGTACACGCTCGATCAGACGCTCGGGCTGGCGGTTCAGTCGATCAATATTTACGTTCAAGGGGTTCGGGTGTCAAACCCGTAG
- a CDS encoding DAK2 domain-containing protein has product MTMRTLDGRRFADMVQQGAAHLANNAKTVDALNVFPVPDGDTGTNMNLSMTSGAKEVKANASDHIGNVAAALAKGLLMGARGNSGVILSQLFRGFAKAVEGKQAVNSFEFAAALQAGVDTAYKAVMKPVEGTILTVAKEAARKAVEVAKKERDVIAVMEAALAEAKAALQRTPELLPILKEVGVVDSGGQGLVYIYEGFLAALKGEIVSAARAEARMDDLVKMVHHQSAQSHIHADEIEFGYCTEFMVRFEPEKLAEHPFSEETFRRELSQFGDSLLVVADEELVKVHIHSETPGEVLTYGQRYGSLINIKIENMREQHANIVGKEAKTLPGVAKEEAKPYGIVAVAMGAGVAELFRSIGAHAIIEGGQTMNPSTEEIADAIRLANAETVFVLPNNKNIVMAAKQAAELSEQRVIVIPSKTVPQGLAALLAFNPAQSAEQNERAMTAALSRVKTGQVTFSVRDTTIDGIEIQKGDYMGLWDDRIIAADKDKLAVTKRLLDALIDEESEIVTILYGEDATEIDVETVVAYLETKHDGVEVEVHNGKQPLYPFIISVE; this is encoded by the coding sequence GTGACAATGAGGACGCTTGACGGAAGACGATTTGCCGATATGGTGCAGCAAGGGGCCGCACATTTGGCGAACAACGCCAAGACGGTCGATGCGCTGAACGTCTTTCCGGTTCCAGATGGCGATACAGGAACAAACATGAACTTGTCGATGACGTCCGGGGCGAAAGAAGTGAAGGCGAATGCCTCCGACCATATCGGCAACGTCGCCGCGGCGCTGGCAAAAGGGCTGTTGATGGGGGCGCGCGGCAATTCCGGCGTCATTTTGTCGCAGCTGTTCCGCGGATTTGCCAAGGCAGTCGAAGGCAAACAAGCGGTGAACAGCTTCGAATTCGCCGCCGCTTTGCAGGCGGGGGTGGACACAGCCTATAAGGCGGTGATGAAGCCGGTTGAGGGGACGATCCTCACCGTTGCCAAAGAAGCGGCGCGCAAGGCGGTGGAGGTGGCAAAAAAAGAACGCGACGTGATCGCCGTGATGGAAGCGGCGCTCGCCGAGGCGAAAGCGGCGCTGCAGCGCACACCCGAATTGCTCCCGATCTTAAAGGAAGTCGGTGTCGTCGACAGCGGCGGTCAAGGGCTCGTATACATCTATGAAGGGTTTCTTGCTGCTTTGAAAGGAGAAATCGTGAGCGCCGCACGCGCTGAGGCGCGGATGGACGATCTAGTGAAAATGGTGCACCATCAAAGCGCGCAAAGCCATATTCATGCCGATGAGATCGAGTTTGGCTACTGTACGGAATTTATGGTCCGTTTTGAGCCCGAAAAGCTGGCCGAGCACCCGTTTTCCGAAGAAACGTTCCGCCGCGAGTTAAGCCAGTTCGGCGACTCCTTGCTCGTTGTCGCGGATGAAGAGCTTGTTAAGGTGCACATCCATTCGGAAACGCCGGGTGAGGTGCTGACATACGGTCAACGCTACGGCAGCTTGATCAATATTAAAATTGAAAACATGCGCGAACAACATGCCAACATCGTCGGCAAGGAGGCAAAAACGCTTCCTGGCGTTGCCAAAGAGGAAGCAAAGCCGTACGGCATCGTCGCCGTCGCCATGGGCGCTGGCGTGGCTGAACTGTTTCGGAGCATCGGTGCACACGCCATCATTGAAGGTGGGCAAACGATGAACCCGAGCACGGAAGAAATCGCTGACGCCATCCGCCTCGCCAACGCGGAAACGGTGTTTGTGCTGCCAAACAACAAAAACATTGTGATGGCGGCAAAACAAGCGGCGGAGCTTTCCGAACAGCGGGTGATCGTCATCCCGTCGAAAACGGTTCCGCAAGGTCTGGCGGCGCTCTTGGCGTTCAATCCGGCGCAATCGGCCGAGCAAAATGAGCGGGCGATGACGGCGGCGCTGTCGCGAGTGAAAACGGGGCAAGTGACATTTTCCGTGCGCGATACGACGATTGACGGCATCGAGATTCAAAAGGGCGATTACATGGGGTTATGGGATGACCGCATTATTGCCGCTGACAAAGACAAACTCGCCGTAACGAAGCGGCTGCTTGATGCGCTCATTGATGAAGAAAGCGAAATCGTGACCATTTTGTACGGCGAAGACGCAACGGAGATCGATGTGGAAACAGTCGTTGCCTATTTGGAAACAAAACATGACGGGGTCGAAGTGGAAGTGCATAACGGAAAGCAGCCGCTGTATCCATTTATCATTTCCGTCGAATAA
- the sdaAB gene encoding L-serine ammonia-lyase, iron-sulfur-dependent subunit beta, with amino-acid sequence MKYKSVFDIIGPVMVGPSSSHTAGAVRIGLVARKLFGRKPTWARISFYGSFAETYRGHGTDVAIVAGLLGFDTFDERLPNALEIARAEGVDVSFFAEEAIPHHPNTARLRIGDDEGELELVGISIGGGKIEIVELNGFALKLSGHHPALLIMHNDRYGTIGAVASVLAKQKINIGHMEVSRKEKGKEALMAIEVDQPLTDDLIQELEQLPNIIQVAKLAD; translated from the coding sequence ATGAAATACAAAAGCGTCTTTGATATCATTGGCCCGGTGATGGTCGGGCCGTCAAGTTCACATACGGCCGGGGCGGTGCGCATCGGTTTGGTTGCGCGCAAGTTGTTTGGCCGAAAGCCGACGTGGGCGCGCATTTCGTTTTACGGCTCATTTGCCGAAACGTATCGGGGGCATGGCACCGACGTTGCCATTGTCGCCGGGCTGCTTGGGTTTGACACGTTCGATGAACGTCTTCCGAATGCGCTTGAGATCGCCCGAGCGGAAGGTGTAGATGTGTCGTTTTTCGCCGAGGAGGCGATTCCGCATCATCCGAATACGGCGCGCCTGCGGATTGGCGATGATGAAGGCGAGCTTGAGCTCGTCGGCATTTCGATCGGCGGCGGCAAAATCGAAATCGTCGAATTGAATGGGTTTGCCTTGAAGCTGTCTGGCCACCATCCGGCGCTGCTCATTATGCATAATGACCGGTATGGGACGATTGGGGCGGTGGCTTCGGTGTTGGCGAAACAGAAAATCAACATCGGCCATATGGAAGTGTCGCGCAAGGAGAAAGGGAAAGAGGCGCTCATGGCGATCGAAGTTGACCAGCCGTTGACCGATGATCTGATTCAAGAATTGGAGCAGCTGCCGAACATCATTCAAGTGGCGAAGCTTGCGGATTGA
- the sdaAA gene encoding L-serine ammonia-lyase, iron-sulfur-dependent, subunit alpha produces MFRNVAELVALAEKDSIKIAEVMIRQEVEVSGRSREEVIAQMDHHLAVMERAVERGLEGVVSRSGLTGGDAVRMQRYIEGGRFLSGETILDAVSKAMATNEVNAAMGVICATPTAGAAGVVPGTLFAVKEKLRPTRMEMIEFLFTAGAFGYIVANNASISGAAGGCQAEVGSAAGMAAAALVELAGGTPAQAAEAMAIALKNMLGLVCDPVAGLVEVPCVKRNAMGAANAMIAADMALAGIKSRIPCDEVIEAMYRIGAAMPVVLKETAQGGLAATPTGRAIAARIFGASAASK; encoded by the coding sequence ATGTTTCGCAATGTGGCTGAACTTGTGGCGTTGGCCGAAAAGGACAGCATCAAAATCGCTGAAGTGATGATTCGTCAGGAAGTGGAAGTGAGCGGGCGAAGCCGGGAAGAGGTGATCGCGCAAATGGATCACCATCTAGCCGTCATGGAGCGCGCCGTCGAGAGGGGACTCGAAGGGGTTGTGTCCCGCTCCGGATTGACGGGCGGAGATGCGGTGCGGATGCAGCGTTATATTGAGGGCGGCCGTTTTTTGTCCGGAGAGACGATTTTAGACGCCGTCAGCAAAGCCATGGCGACCAACGAAGTGAACGCAGCGATGGGCGTCATTTGCGCCACGCCGACGGCTGGGGCGGCCGGCGTCGTCCCGGGGACGCTGTTTGCCGTGAAAGAGAAGCTGCGGCCGACAAGAATGGAAATGATTGAGTTTTTGTTTACAGCCGGGGCGTTTGGCTACATTGTCGCCAACAACGCCTCGATTTCCGGCGCCGCCGGCGGCTGTCAAGCCGAAGTTGGGTCGGCGGCCGGCATGGCCGCCGCGGCGCTGGTTGAGCTGGCCGGTGGGACGCCTGCTCAAGCGGCCGAAGCGATGGCCATCGCCTTAAAAAATATGTTGGGATTAGTATGCGACCCGGTTGCTGGCCTGGTCGAAGTGCCGTGCGTCAAGCGGAACGCGATGGGGGCGGCGAACGCCATGATCGCTGCGGATATGGCGCTAGCCGGCATTAAAAGCCGCATCCCGTGCGATGAAGTGATTGAAGCGATGTATCGCATCGGTGCAGCCATGCCGGTGGTGCTCAAAGAAACGGCGCAAGGGGGGTTGGCCGCGACGCCGACTGGCCGCGCCATTGCGGCCCGCATTTTCGGCGCTTCTGCGGCATCGAAGTGA
- the recG gene encoding ATP-dependent DNA helicase RecG: MNEAMQQPVTAVKGIGEETAAALADIGIATVGELLAYAPYRYDDYEQKDLAAVRHEEKVTVEGKVYSAPLLTYYGKKKSRLSFRMLADRYLITVVCFNRPYLKEKIALNETVTVIGKWDRHRQTINAYELRFGPAPETTGIEPVYSVRSPLTVKTMRRLMKAAFEQFGEHIPDPLPPALRRAYRLVDKQEALRALHFPRTREELHQARRRLIYEEFLLYQLKMQALRRLMRDERRGVVHSFSEERLSSFLSGLPFVLTNAQRRVIGEILADMRSPRQMNRLLQGDVGSGKTVVAAVALYAAALSGFQGALMVPTEILAEQHARSLAELFADTDVTIALLTSSVKGKQRKAVLAELEEGTIDIVVGTHALIQEGVQFRRLGLVITDEQHRFGVEQRRVLREKGHAPDVLMMTATPIPRTLAITAFGDMDVSVLDEMPAGRKKVETYWVKHHQFSRVLDFIEKELRRGHQAYVICPLIEESDKLDVQNAIDVHSQLVHYYRGKYEIGLMHGRLSADEKERVMRAFSENRIHVLVSTTVVEVGVNVPNATVMVIYDAERFGLAQLHQLRGRVGRGDAQSYCILIADPKSEVGKERMRIMTETADGFVLAEKDLELRGPGDFFGTKQSGLPEFRYGDPVHDYRILEVAHRDAAKLVSSAAFWRDEAYAGLRAELETSGILDGEKLD; the protein is encoded by the coding sequence GTGAACGAAGCGATGCAGCAGCCGGTGACGGCGGTCAAAGGCATCGGTGAAGAGACGGCGGCGGCGCTTGCCGACATCGGCATCGCGACGGTCGGTGAGCTGCTTGCGTACGCCCCGTACCGCTATGATGATTACGAACAAAAAGATTTGGCCGCCGTCCGCCATGAAGAAAAAGTGACAGTGGAAGGAAAAGTATACAGTGCCCCGCTGTTGACGTATTACGGAAAGAAAAAATCGCGCCTTTCCTTCCGCATGCTGGCCGATCGCTACTTGATCACCGTCGTTTGTTTCAACCGTCCCTATTTGAAGGAAAAAATCGCCCTGAACGAGACGGTGACGGTGATCGGCAAATGGGACCGGCATCGGCAAACGATCAACGCCTACGAGCTTCGGTTCGGACCGGCTCCGGAGACCACCGGCATCGAGCCGGTTTACTCCGTGCGCAGCCCACTGACGGTGAAAACGATGCGCCGGTTGATGAAAGCGGCGTTCGAACAGTTTGGCGAGCACATTCCCGACCCGTTGCCGCCCGCTTTGCGCCGCGCTTATCGCCTTGTCGACAAACAAGAAGCGCTCCGCGCCCTTCATTTTCCGCGCACGCGCGAAGAATTGCATCAGGCGCGGCGCCGGCTCATCTATGAGGAGTTTTTGTTGTACCAGCTGAAAATGCAGGCGCTCCGTCGATTGATGCGCGATGAGCGGCGCGGCGTCGTTCATTCGTTTTCTGAAGAGCGGCTTTCGTCCTTTCTTTCCGGATTGCCGTTTGTCTTGACGAACGCCCAGCGCCGTGTCATCGGCGAAATTTTGGCGGACATGCGCTCGCCGCGGCAAATGAACCGGCTTTTGCAAGGCGACGTCGGTTCTGGCAAGACGGTCGTTGCCGCTGTCGCTCTTTACGCCGCCGCTTTGTCCGGATTTCAAGGAGCGCTGATGGTGCCGACGGAAATTCTGGCTGAACAGCACGCCCGCTCGCTCGCCGAGCTGTTTGCCGATACGGATGTGACGATCGCGCTCTTGACAAGCTCAGTGAAGGGAAAGCAGCGCAAAGCAGTGCTTGCCGAACTGGAAGAAGGAACAATTGATATCGTCGTAGGCACGCACGCCTTGATTCAAGAAGGAGTGCAGTTTCGCCGGCTCGGCCTCGTTATTACGGACGAGCAGCACCGGTTTGGCGTCGAACAGCGCCGCGTTTTGCGTGAGAAAGGGCATGCACCGGATGTATTGATGATGACGGCGACGCCGATTCCGCGCACACTCGCCATTACGGCGTTCGGCGACATGGACGTATCGGTGCTCGATGAAATGCCGGCCGGACGAAAAAAAGTCGAGACGTATTGGGTGAAGCATCATCAGTTCTCCCGCGTGCTCGATTTTATCGAAAAGGAATTGCGCCGTGGTCATCAGGCGTATGTCATCTGTCCGCTCATTGAGGAGTCGGACAAATTGGATGTGCAAAACGCCATCGATGTCCATAGCCAGCTTGTCCATTATTATCGCGGGAAATATGAGATCGGCTTGATGCACGGCCGGCTGTCGGCCGACGAAAAAGAACGCGTCATGAGGGCGTTCAGCGAAAACCGCATCCATGTGCTCGTCTCGACGACGGTCGTTGAAGTCGGCGTGAATGTACCGAATGCGACGGTGATGGTCATTTACGACGCCGAACGGTTTGGCCTCGCCCAGCTCCATCAGCTGCGCGGGCGGGTCGGGCGCGGCGACGCCCAGTCGTACTGCATTTTGATCGCCGACCCGAAATCGGAAGTCGGCAAAGAACGAATGCGCATCATGACGGAAACGGCCGATGGGTTTGTGTTGGCCGAAAAAGATTTGGAGCTGCGCGGTCCGGGCGATTTTTTCGGTACAAAACAAAGCGGGCTCCCGGAATTCCGCTACGGCGATCCAGTGCATGATTACCGCATTTTGGAAGTCGCCCACCGCGATGCCGCCAAGCTCGTTTCCTCGGCCGCGTTTTGGCGCGATGAGGCGTACGCCGGGCTGCGCGCCGAGCTGGAAACGTCCGGCATACTCGATGGGGAAAAGCTAGATTAA